ctcaGGATGGTTCAACTGGTACTGGGTCTCTCTTTGGCTTTGGCCTTCCAAGCAGCAATAGCTCTTCTATATTCGGTGCAACTGGATCGTCCATTATCAAGAAGAGTGAAGGTAGTGGGTTTCCGCCAAAGCAAGAGGTTTCCACAGAAACAGgtgaagagaatgagaaagtTGCCTTCTCAGCTGACTCGATCATGTTCGAATATCTTGATGGAGGATGGAAAGAGCGTGGAAAAGGAGAACTCAAGGTAAACGTCTCCAGTAATGATGGTAAAGCAAGATTAGTTATGAGAGCTAAAGGAAACTACAGATTGATCTTAAACGCGAGTCTTTACCCAGAGATGAAACTTGCAAACATGGATAAAAAGGGAATCACATTCGCTTGTGTGAATAGTGTAAGCGAAGGCAAAGAAGGTCTCTCTACATTTGCACTGAAGTTCAAAGACCCGACAATTGTTGAAGAGTTTCGTGTAGCCATTGACAAACACAAAGATAGTAAACCAATGGAGAAAGCAGCAGAAAAATCAGCTCTTCCTCTGAAGACACCTGAGAACTCTCCAACAGCTACAGATACTtgaagaaaaggtaaaaagaaaaaaagaaaaaacatgtaGAAACACTTCTCTCGTCTCTCTCGTCTCTCTTGTCTTTTGTCTTGTCTTGTTACTTCCAAGTAGTTGAATTTTGAGGCAgaggaaaactaaaatatttggagaagtttgttgttttttttacacaGTTGTTGAGACTTTTTGGTTACATGTTTCTGTTTGTAGAAGGAAACCATATATGACTTAAATCTGCAtccttgatttctttttatgttcCACCATATGAATGTGACTGGACCAGATAGGTTTCAAATTGGTCCTGAGATTTTAAGGGCTTAAGATGTGTTCTTCAAATCGTAGATTAATCGTGTTGTCAATTAATCTGGATTTGTAAAGCTGGGTTTATAAAGATCGGTATAAAATTGATCTAAGATTCACAGAGTACAAAGTTGGTGGGTTTGGGTTACTGAGAAAATTTGACATGTGTTAGTACTGTAGTTATGTTGCTAGAGTGTTTTGATTAAAGAGGTTAGTAGTTGGGAAAAGCAGAGCCTGAAAATAGAAGTGAAACACGAATAAAACAGCAAAAGTTtaacagaagaaagatgaaaggtCAATGTTTTGAGAGTTACATAGAATGATGAAACATTGTTGCCAAACCAGGGGGTAGTTGAGACCTGCTGCGCACAGAGGTTAGTCATCAGAACCAGTATCTTCTATGCCCTTACACAGTGAAAGGTGTTTCCAAGACACTATGTACTTAGCACACATTACCGCCGTCAGACATTCATCATCAGGTAAAGTCCTATCAGGGATTGTtgcaaaaagtttgaaaccTCTATATCTCAAACCTTGAAGAAATGGCCAGAATTGATCATCTTCTGAACTGGCATTCGCGATTAACAACAGGTTTCGGCCCGCAGAACCATTTTTCACAGCCCAGCAAACAATGTCCACCATCATCACAGTAAGTTATGTATATTTGTCCGCTGAAACCAGGCCCGGCTTAGAGGGTGTGCCCTTGGTGCTAGTGCACAAGgtcctttattttttcattcattttctttaagcAATCACGGTCCATTATACAAACAGTAGTGTATaatcaaactaaaatctaaacatatagaacataaattagaaaaaaaaataatgagcACAGGGTCCCACGTTTTGTTGAGCCGGCCCTGGCTGAAACTGATGTGGTTCTGGAATGGGAATGATAGCTTTCTCATCAGCAACATAAGCCAAGATTAAGAGGTCATCCTTTGTTCCAAGAGAGGTCTTGATATTCTGAATAAACGTTTCAGGCATTGTATAATACACATTTTGAAGTACTTTTTCTTCATGAAATAGGTCTGGACAAGACATTACTGGGACTTTTGATATAATAGATCAGACAGCAGTGCTAAGGAAACATTGCCATTGTCGTCCTTATATAAGGAGACTCCAAACTCTCCATATGGTGTA
This sequence is a window from Arabidopsis thaliana chromosome 1 sequence. Protein-coding genes within it:
- a CDS encoding uncharacterized protein (unknown protein; Has 7 Blast hits to 7 proteins in 2 species: Archae - 0; Bacteria - 0; Metazoa - 0; Fungi - 0; Plants - 7; Viruses - 0; Other Eukaryotes - 0 (source: NCBI BLink).) yields the protein MMVDIVCWAVKNGSAGRNLLLIANASSEDDQFWPFLQGLRYRGFKLFATIPDRTLPDDECLTAGIEDTGSDD